In bacterium, a single window of DNA contains:
- a CDS encoding LAGLIDADG family homing endonuclease, with protein MAYILGFLFADGNIIKTKRNTHFISFYTADRELLISIAEVMKLPHKISEIKSETGSVYRVQIGSKEMFNDLVLLGLTPNKSLRMDIPTIPKKYEGDFIRGYFDGDGNIWVGHTNKTRKKPTSVMFVAFTSASKMFLNNLFNMLNSLGLDGGSLFNLRSGNYSRLQYSTRDSLKIYKIMYNTTSKLYLDRKKLIFEGFMKMRL; from the coding sequence ATGGCTTATATTTTAGGTTTTTTATTTGCAGATGGTAACATAATTAAAACTAAAAGAAATACTCATTTTATCTCTTTCTATACGGCTGACAGGGAACTTCTTATTTCTATTGCTGAAGTAATGAAATTACCACATAAAATATCTGAAATAAAATCAGAAACGGGGTCTGTATATAGGGTCCAAATTGGAAGCAAAGAAATGTTTAATGACCTTGTACTCCTTGGACTTACCCCAAATAAGTCATTAAGAATGGATATTCCTACCATTCCAAAAAAATATGAAGGAGATTTTATTAGAGGGTATTTTGATGGGGATGGAAATATCTGGGTAGGGCATACTAATAAAACAAGAAAAAAACCAACATCCGTGATGTTTGTAGCCTTTACTTCTGCTAGTAAAATGTTCTTAAATAATCTATTTAATATGCTTAATTCTTTAGGTTTGGACGGTGGAAGTTTATTTAACCTTAGAAGTGGAAATTATAGTAGATTACAGTATAGTACCCGAGACTCTTTGAAAATTTATAAAATCATGTATAATACGACGAGTAAGCTTTATCTGGACAGAAAAAAGCTTATTTTCGAAGGATTCATGAAAATGCGGCTGTAG
- a CDS encoding type II secretion system protein, with the protein MMKTKTNRERAFTLIELLVVVAIIALMSSIVLNNLASTRMKTNDTKITEDLRQFRIAADLYYNDTHTFPPTDGTTVALNNQKENKVLGLQRTAGHNNEQRANWANKLSFFIKKADASATHSTTQLCVNFDNAAAALVAKKYMPAVPVHPYDDDAAGICYKAIKTDTTFATYSILTAQVGVSGGGSESSGIINKRTGFILGDTSPAAIDVLNNGGENENGYTYGVVEYTVGAGESEVSERPFPAGHDGLEASTNISDSVDAVAGITNGAPAISNGSGGSFYETVFAPIVNTITSPSPQENTADLCNDHIDNDGDGASDNYDADCAGFLHSGAHPFLSRPENTLTTCHDGIDNDLDNDVDSADTDCTTEAVCPEGLVFLTDGTENTANGTCAASVDQRKTSVEPYCAGATETTYFDYVTNTCVDTGTSTPQ; encoded by the coding sequence ATGATGAAAACTAAAACTAATAGAGAAAGAGCTTTCACTTTAATTGAGCTTCTCGTTGTTGTTGCGATAATCGCACTAATGTCATCAATTGTTCTAAATAATCTTGCTAGCACAAGAATGAAAACTAATGATACAAAGATAACAGAGGACTTGAGGCAGTTTAGAATAGCTGCAGATCTTTATTATAATGATACACATACATTTCCGCCAACAGATGGAACTACCGTTGCGCTGAATAATCAAAAGGAAAATAAGGTTTTGGGTTTGCAGAGAACGGCTGGACACAACAATGAACAAAGAGCAAATTGGGCAAACAAACTTTCGTTTTTTATTAAAAAGGCTGATGCATCAGCCACACATAGTACGACACAGCTTTGTGTAAACTTTGATAATGCGGCGGCGGCATTGGTAGCAAAAAAATACATGCCAGCCGTACCCGTTCACCCATATGATGATGATGCAGCAGGGATTTGTTATAAGGCAATTAAAACTGACACAACGTTTGCAACTTACTCTATTTTGACAGCTCAAGTTGGAGTAAGTGGAGGTGGGTCAGAATCAAGTGGTATTATAAACAAGAGAACTGGTTTTATTTTAGGGGACACGAGTCCTGCGGCTATTGATGTTTTGAATAATGGAGGCGAAAACGAAAATGGGTACACGTATGGTGTTGTGGAGTATACTGTTGGAGCTGGTGAATCTGAAGTTTCTGAGAGACCCTTCCCTGCAGGACATGATGGTTTAGAGGCATCTACCAATATAAGCGACTCCGTTGATGCCGTTGCTGGTATTACAAATGGTGCCCCTGCTATTTCTAATGGTTCAGGAGGAAGCTTCTATGAGACTGTCTTTGCTCCAATCGTAAATACCATTACTTCTCCATCTCCACAGGAGAATACAGCAGATCTTTGTAACGATCATATCGATAATGATGGTGATGGAGCTAGTGATAATTATGATGCAGATTGTGCCGGTTTTTTGCACTCGGGTGCTCACCCTTTTCTATCACGTCCTGAAAATACTTTAACAACATGTCATGACGGTATAGATAATGATTTGGATAATGATGTGGATTCAGCGGATACGGATTGTACTACTGAGGCTGTTTGTCCTGAAGGTCTGGTGTTCCTTACAGACGGAACGGAAAATACTGCCAATGGTACATGCGCAGCCTCGGTTGATCAAAGAAAGACGTCTGTTGAACCTTACTGTGCTGGAGCAACGGAGACCACATATTTTGACTATGTAACTAACACCTGTGTTGACACCGGCACCAGCACCCCCCAGTAA
- the gatA gene encoding Asp-tRNA(Asn)/Glu-tRNA(Gln) amidotransferase subunit GatA has translation MTTIDLKSLTISSVKEMFANGTLTSVDLVQAYLDQINLKDKDINAFREVFADALEQAKKADDERKGGGDLSARALLGIPFAIKDNILTEGKHAGASSKILENYISAYDSNVITKLKAVGAIFIGRVNMDEFAMGGSTENSAYGVTKNPNDLSRVAGGSSGGSAASVAMDAVLVSLGSDTGGSIRQPASYCGVVGLKPTYGRVSRHGLMAMGSSLDVIGPIAKTVEETEQIFNVIKGQDRYDATSLSDEEVKNTVANTSRIDLNKLRIGIVPELMNMGGIDPAVLKNLNESIEKLKKAGVEIKEVSLPHIKYSLAVYYILMPAEVSSNMARFDAVKYGSKIEGDDLLGDYLNTRGGLLGKEVRRRIILGTYVLSSGYHDAYYNKANIVRDLIAQDFKKAFEEVDVILTPTAPSPAFKIGQNTSDPVQMYLEDIFTVTANLIGIPAISVPSGYVEAEEKDSSSVNSIENNGGKIKLPLGIQFMAPSCREDVLFAIGKKFEEVR, from the coding sequence ATGACTACAATAGATCTAAAATCACTCACAATATCATCAGTAAAAGAAATGTTTGCAAACGGCACATTAACCAGTGTTGATTTGGTGCAAGCTTATCTTGATCAAATAAATTTAAAAGACAAAGATATAAATGCATTTAGAGAGGTTTTTGCAGACGCACTTGAACAAGCAAAAAAAGCTGATGACGAAAGAAAGGGAGGAGGAGACCTTTCAGCGAGAGCCCTGCTTGGAATTCCTTTTGCAATCAAGGACAATATTTTAACAGAAGGAAAGCACGCGGGAGCTTCATCGAAAATCCTGGAAAATTATATTAGCGCCTATGATTCAAATGTAATCACAAAACTAAAAGCAGTCGGAGCTATTTTTATCGGAAGAGTGAATATGGATGAATTTGCCATGGGAGGTTCAACTGAGAACTCCGCATATGGGGTAACAAAAAATCCAAATGATTTATCTCGTGTTGCCGGAGGCTCATCAGGTGGATCAGCGGCTTCGGTTGCAATGGACGCCGTACTTGTTTCACTTGGATCAGATACAGGTGGATCAATTAGACAACCCGCAAGTTACTGCGGAGTAGTTGGACTTAAGCCAACATATGGAAGAGTTTCTCGTCATGGACTAATGGCGATGGGGTCGTCACTAGACGTAATCGGACCAATCGCAAAAACAGTTGAAGAAACGGAACAAATTTTTAATGTAATAAAAGGACAGGATAGATATGACGCAACCTCACTTTCAGATGAAGAGGTGAAGAATACAGTCGCAAATACATCAAGAATAGATTTGAATAAATTAAGAATAGGAATTGTTCCTGAGCTTATGAATATGGGTGGAATTGATCCAGCTGTTCTTAAGAATTTAAATGAATCAATAGAAAAACTTAAAAAAGCAGGGGTTGAGATAAAAGAAGTTAGTCTTCCTCATATAAAATATTCACTAGCTGTTTATTATATTTTGATGCCAGCTGAGGTTTCATCGAACATGGCAAGATTTGATGCTGTAAAATACGGTTCAAAAATTGAGGGCGATGATTTACTTGGTGACTATCTAAATACCAGAGGGGGATTATTGGGAAAGGAAGTTAGAAGAAGAATAATTTTAGGAACCTATGTGCTTTCATCTGGATATCATGATGCGTATTATAACAAGGCCAATATTGTCAGAGATTTGATTGCACAAGATTTCAAAAAAGCATTTGAGGAAGTTGATGTCATCCTGACACCAACAGCACCAAGTCCAGCTTTTAAAATTGGCCAAAATACTAGTGATCCAGTTCAAATGTATTTAGAAGATATATTTACGGTTACTGCAAACCTAATTGGAATCCCAGCTATTTCTGTTCCATCGGGTTATGTAGAAGCAGAAGAGAAAGATTCTTCAAGTGTAAATTCTATAGAAAATAATGGGGGAAAAATAAAATTACCACTTGGTATTCAATTCATGGCACCGTCATGTAGAGAAGACGTTTTGTTTGCAATAGGAAAGAAGTTTGAAGAGGTGAGATAG
- the gatC gene encoding Asp-tRNA(Asn)/Glu-tRNA(Gln) amidotransferase subunit GatC, producing MTITSEDIQKLASLARIKVANEEAEQYATEISHILKYVDQIQEVTEGADTTSASIKNPSDLSHRNVMRDDVADQLLNPVPQKLVEAAPKHQDGLVEVKKILG from the coding sequence ATGACAATCACATCAGAAGATATACAAAAATTGGCTAGCCTTGCACGTATTAAGGTTGCAAATGAAGAGGCTGAGCAATACGCTACGGAGATAAGCCATATTCTGAAGTATGTAGATCAAATACAAGAGGTGACAGAAGGTGCTGATACTACAAGCGCTTCAATTAAAAACCCATCGGATCTTTCTCATAGAAATGTAATGAGAGATGATGTTGCTGATCAATTGCTTAATCCAGTTCCACAAAAGCTGGTAGAGGCTGCTCCAAAGCATCAAGATGGATTGGTGGAGGTTAAGAAAATTCTCGGCTAA
- a CDS encoding type II toxin-antitoxin system mRNA interferase toxin, RelE/StbE family — protein sequence MIITTTNKFDKQFKKQDQRIKNEFRARIGIFIKDSGDRSLNIHRLSGKLKDLWSLNVTGDVRVIFDKSQKDVVILVEIGSHSELY from the coding sequence ATGATAATAACCACTACCAATAAATTTGATAAGCAATTTAAAAAACAGGACCAAAGAATTAAAAATGAGTTCAGGGCTAGAATAGGAATTTTTATAAAAGACTCAGGTGATAGGTCTCTAAATATTCATAGACTATCTGGTAAGTTAAAGGATTTATGGAGTTTGAATGTAACAGGGGATGTTAGAGTTATTTTTGATAAAAGTCAGAAAGATGTGGTTATTCTAGTCGAAATTGGTTCGCATAGCGAACTTTATTAG
- a CDS encoding DUF6364 family protein yields the protein MKTQVNLKIDNDVKVQAQQRAFDLGLSLSSIVNATLKQFARTGQLEFSTSTTITPRLESLIVEARKEYKEGKTSGPFDNTNDLMKHLNS from the coding sequence ATGAAAACACAGGTCAATCTAAAGATAGATAATGATGTAAAGGTACAAGCCCAGCAAAGAGCCTTTGATCTAGGGCTGTCTTTGAGTTCAATAGTGAACGCAACACTAAAGCAATTTGCAAGAACTGGTCAGCTTGAATTTTCTACATCAACAACCATAACACCACGTTTAGAGTCTTTAATTGTTGAAGCAAGGAAAGAATATAAAGAAGGTAAAACCTCGGGCCCATTTGATAATACCAATGATTTAATGAAGCATCTTAATTCTTAA
- the ligA gene encoding NAD-dependent DNA ligase LigA — translation MTQSKKEQGGNQSGEQTKAEIRERMKKLALAIEHHRYNYHVLDKEEISAEALDSLKRELSNLEAMYPDLVDADSPSKRVAGKPLKQFEKVIHKVPQWSFNDAFTEQDMRDFDARVERQLTSVLGESNIKYTYDCELKIDGLKVVLEYVDGVLIQAATRGDGKVGENVTMNVRTIQSVPLKLRKPISVIAEGEVWLSKSNFERLNKEQEHKGLPLFANPRNVAAGSIRQLDSKIVADRKLDVFVYDLAQLGGGKILEPETQINELAFLADLGFKVNKNAKHCKDIDEVISFWKKWQTLSKKEDYWIDGVVIKVNEVKYQKALGYTGKAPRFGIAFKFQAEQVTTVVEDIKLQVGRTGVLTPVAHLTPVEVAGSVVSRATLHNEDEIDRLDVRIGDTVILQKAGDVIPDIVSVLKEMRTGKEKKYKFPTYVPECGGDGSIERIPGQSAWRCIAKDSDVQQRRKLYHFVSKKCFDIDGFGPRQIDIFVENNLISSFDDIFTLTRGDILALPRFAEKSADNLIEGIERSKKISLPRFIFSLSILHVGEETAECVAGKFNTLEKLMKASVDDLRSVEGVGDVVANSIYDWFQSAANLELVNRLLEYVEVQKFVSPLEALKDRVASMGVKAGDGSKGDKEKSVNFIGKTFVLTGSLPTMTRDEAKDIIKSLGGDVNSSVSAKTDYVLAGESSGSKYEKALELGVKIIDEKEFRKLSGL, via the coding sequence ATGACTCAATCTAAAAAAGAGCAGGGTGGTAATCAGAGTGGTGAGCAAACAAAGGCTGAGATTAGGGAGAGAATGAAAAAGCTCGCTCTTGCTATTGAACACCATAGATATAATTATCATGTACTTGATAAGGAGGAAATTTCAGCAGAAGCCTTAGACTCATTAAAAAGAGAGTTATCCAATCTAGAAGCAATGTATCCTGACTTGGTTGATGCTGATTCTCCATCGAAACGAGTAGCAGGAAAACCGCTAAAGCAATTTGAAAAAGTCATTCACAAAGTTCCTCAATGGTCATTTAATGATGCATTCACAGAGCAGGACATGAGAGATTTTGATGCGCGTGTTGAAAGGCAATTAACATCAGTGCTCGGTGAATCTAATATTAAGTATACGTATGACTGTGAACTTAAAATTGATGGATTAAAGGTTGTTCTGGAATATGTTGACGGCGTTTTGATTCAGGCTGCAACTAGAGGGGATGGAAAAGTTGGTGAGAATGTAACGATGAATGTTAGAACAATTCAGTCCGTACCTCTTAAATTAAGAAAGCCGATTTCTGTTATTGCGGAAGGGGAAGTGTGGCTTAGCAAAAGTAATTTTGAAAGATTAAATAAGGAGCAGGAGCATAAGGGATTGCCTTTGTTTGCTAATCCAAGAAATGTTGCAGCTGGATCAATTAGACAATTGGACTCAAAAATTGTTGCTGATAGAAAATTGGATGTTTTTGTTTATGATCTTGCTCAATTGGGAGGAGGTAAAATTTTAGAGCCTGAAACTCAAATAAACGAGTTGGCATTTTTGGCAGACCTTGGGTTCAAGGTTAATAAAAACGCAAAGCATTGCAAGGATATTGATGAAGTTATAAGTTTCTGGAAGAAATGGCAAACACTTTCCAAAAAAGAAGACTATTGGATTGATGGGGTTGTGATTAAAGTTAATGAAGTTAAATATCAAAAAGCTCTTGGCTACACTGGAAAAGCGCCAAGATTTGGTATCGCCTTTAAGTTTCAAGCAGAGCAAGTGACAACTGTTGTTGAGGATATTAAATTACAGGTTGGAAGGACTGGTGTTTTGACACCTGTTGCTCATTTAACTCCAGTTGAGGTTGCTGGTTCTGTTGTTTCTAGAGCGACACTTCATAATGAAGATGAAATTGATCGCCTTGATGTTAGAATTGGCGATACTGTAATTCTGCAAAAAGCTGGCGATGTTATTCCCGACATTGTAAGTGTATTGAAGGAAATGCGAACAGGAAAAGAAAAGAAATATAAATTTCCTACGTATGTTCCAGAATGTGGGGGAGATGGAAGTATAGAAAGAATTCCAGGACAATCTGCTTGGAGATGTATTGCAAAAGATTCTGATGTTCAACAAAGAAGAAAATTGTATCACTTTGTTTCTAAAAAGTGTTTTGATATAGACGGATTTGGACCTCGTCAAATTGATATATTCGTTGAGAATAATTTAATCTCTTCATTTGACGATATTTTTACTCTAACTCGTGGTGATATTCTTGCACTTCCAAGATTTGCTGAAAAGTCCGCTGATAATTTGATAGAGGGAATTGAACGTTCAAAAAAGATTAGTTTGCCTAGATTCATATTTTCATTATCAATTCTTCATGTAGGGGAGGAGACTGCAGAGTGTGTGGCTGGAAAGTTTAATACATTGGAAAAGCTGATGAAGGCAAGTGTTGATGATTTAAGAAGTGTGGAGGGAGTGGGTGATGTTGTTGCAAATTCTATTTACGATTGGTTTCAAAGTGCAGCCAATTTAGAATTAGTAAATAGATTATTAGAGTATGTGGAGGTACAGAAGTTTGTATCACCACTTGAGGCATTAAAAGACAGAGTTGCTAGTATGGGTGTAAAGGCTGGAGATGGATCGAAGGGGGATAAAGAGAAGTCTGTCAACTTTATTGGTAAAACCTTTGTTCTAACCGGTTCGCTCCCAACTATGACCCGCGATGAAGCAAAAGATATAATCAAGTCACTGGGAGGTGATGTTAATAGTTCTGTGTCCGCCAAAACGGATTATGTTTTGGCGGGCGAAAGCTCGGGATCCAAATATGAGAAAGCACTGGAATTAGGTGTTAAAATAATCGATGAAAAGGAGTTTAGAAAGCTGTCTGGATTATAA
- a CDS encoding pilus assembly PilX N-terminal domain-containing protein — protein sequence MINLNKLMKNKKNSTRESRSSGFTLFVAMVVSSLLLAVGFSIGNIILKQLLLAGSGKDSQIAFYAADSGSECVQFWDVKNADGTNVLDDGPFSASSTVVAATPTPIPIPTENATIRCGAGKIYASKMVSFDAATSTLIIDYSNNTDGYPSCAKVVIAKGYNSATDDLGNTENVPYTRIISRGYNSGVTADKIGCNTANPRTVERGLDVQY from the coding sequence ATGATTAATTTAAATAAACTGATGAAAAACAAAAAGAACAGCACAAGAGAAAGCAGATCTTCTGGTTTTACACTCTTTGTGGCTATGGTTGTCTCAAGCCTTCTGCTTGCTGTTGGTTTTTCTATTGGGAATATTATTTTGAAGCAATTACTTCTTGCAGGCTCAGGAAAAGATTCACAGATTGCTTTTTATGCAGCTGACTCTGGCTCTGAATGTGTACAGTTTTGGGATGTAAAAAATGCTGATGGAACAAATGTTTTGGATGATGGTCCATTTTCTGCATCTTCTACTGTTGTCGCAGCTACACCTACACCTATACCTATACCCACCGAAAATGCAACTATTCGTTGCGGAGCTGGTAAAATATATGCATCAAAAATGGTGTCTTTTGATGCAGCAACCTCAACTTTAATTATTGATTATTCAAATAATACCGATGGATATCCGTCTTGTGCAAAAGTCGTGATTGCTAAAGGTTATAATAGTGCAACAGATGATTTGGGTAATACAGAAAACGTACCCTACACCAGAATTATTTCTAGAGGATATAATTCTGGTGTAACAGCCGATAAAATAGGTTGTAATACTGCAAATCCAAGAACGGTAGAAAGAGGTCTGGATGTACAATACTAA
- a CDS encoding type II secretion system protein — protein sequence MIRNNNKNKTEKNTNQKRGFTLIEVMVSVSLFAMVMTLSLGAILSIVDGNKKAQAINAVANNLNFAVESMVRDIKTGYAYTCTVNVISASTTSNLSGDNGCTPNTSFFSISLVSTITGEKRGVRYYREVTDGKGRIWKETRTGSEVVSQYPLTSPEVDIKDLKFVVSNPISANYTGQPSVFLTMNGTANVNPTQTSDFTVQTYISQRNLNLPK from the coding sequence AATACCAATCAAAAAAGAGGTTTTACCCTTATTGAGGTTATGGTTTCTGTTAGTTTATTTGCTATGGTTATGACTCTGAGTCTTGGAGCAATCTTATCTATCGTTGATGGTAACAAAAAAGCTCAAGCAATAAATGCTGTAGCTAATAACTTAAACTTTGCAGTCGAAAGTATGGTCAGAGACATTAAAACAGGATATGCTTACACCTGTACTGTGAATGTTATTTCAGCATCCACGACTTCTAATCTATCTGGTGATAATGGTTGTACTCCCAATACGTCGTTCTTCTCTATTTCCCTAGTATCCACAATTACAGGTGAAAAAAGAGGTGTTAGATATTATCGTGAAGTGACAGACGGTAAGGGTAGAATATGGAAAGAAACCCGCACAGGGTCCGAAGTCGTTTCCCAATATCCATTAACATCACCAGAAGTTGATATTAAGGATTTAAAATTTGTTGTGAGTAATCCCATCTCTGCAAATTATACTGGTCAACCGAGTGTGTTTCTTACGATGAATGGAACGGCAAATGTGAACCCAACCCAGACTTCTGATTTTACAGTGCAGACATATATTTCTCAAAGAAATCTAAATCTACCAAAATAA